The following are encoded together in the Geoalkalibacter sp. genome:
- a CDS encoding TrbC family F-type conjugative pilus assembly protein: MAASKTLVLLSLLAALCAREAGAQETLRGIAIKTPGRCEVFDRFEPPNRVHLVTPAKCPQHVGFIEARVPLALAQVEIYLDGAYLSTQGVESFGLGAIHQVFERSTALEKNLEAAGLEAQNAQAKERARALDERINTPSYRARIEAERSRIEREIFPEQFELSRAHQAAEARAEEAGAALLAHDERIYLFISSSMPRQTLANYIRVLDKVADPNVTLVLRGLIGGAQRISPTIAFFSTVLAKDPACDPLADPAKGCEAYRVGLVVDPLLYQRFGVTKVPTLVYARGVDRRGGNPEGSEGLVEQVALSESWAVSGDEALDRLLERINAEAQSETLGGYVAALRQGFH, translated from the coding sequence ATGGCTGCCAGTAAGACCCTGGTGCTGCTGAGTCTGCTGGCGGCGCTGTGTGCGCGGGAGGCCGGCGCGCAGGAGACTCTCCGGGGCATTGCGATCAAAACGCCGGGGCGCTGCGAGGTGTTTGATCGCTTCGAGCCGCCCAACCGGGTGCATCTCGTCACCCCCGCGAAGTGCCCCCAGCATGTCGGTTTCATCGAGGCGCGCGTACCGCTTGCGCTTGCGCAGGTGGAGATCTACCTGGATGGGGCGTATCTTTCGACCCAGGGCGTCGAGAGCTTTGGCCTGGGGGCGATTCACCAGGTGTTCGAGCGCAGCACGGCGCTGGAGAAAAACCTTGAGGCGGCAGGCCTTGAGGCACAAAACGCGCAGGCCAAGGAGCGCGCCCGCGCGCTCGATGAGCGCATCAACACTCCCTCCTACCGGGCCAGGATCGAGGCCGAGCGCTCGCGCATCGAACGCGAGATCTTCCCCGAGCAGTTCGAGCTCTCCCGCGCGCACCAGGCGGCCGAGGCACGCGCCGAGGAGGCGGGCGCGGCACTGCTTGCGCACGATGAGCGGATTTATCTGTTTATCTCCTCCTCGATGCCCCGGCAGACGCTTGCCAACTACATCCGGGTTCTCGATAAGGTGGCCGATCCCAACGTGACCCTGGTGCTGCGCGGCCTGATCGGCGGCGCGCAGCGGATTTCGCCAACGATTGCGTTTTTTAGCACGGTGCTCGCCAAGGATCCCGCCTGCGATCCGCTCGCTGATCCGGCCAAGGGCTGCGAGGCCTATCGGGTGGGGCTGGTGGTCGATCCGCTCTTGTATCAGCGCTTTGGAGTGACGAAGGTGCCAACGCTGGTGTACGCGCGCGGCGTCGATCGGCGCGGGGGCAACCCAGAGGGCAGCGAGGGGCTGGTCGAGCAGGTAGCGCTGAGTGAATCCTGGGCGGTGTCCGGGGATGAGGCGCTTGACCGGCTGCTCGAGAGGATCAACGCCGAGGCGCAAAGCGAAACCCTGGGCGGCTACGTGGCGGCGCTGCGCCAGGGGTTTCATTGA
- a CDS encoding type II toxin-antitoxin system RelE/ParE family toxin has product MYVLRQTVEFQNWLDGLKDQRAQVRIAARLRLAEAGNLGDWKPVGGEVSEMRLDYGPGYRLYFTRRGSLLIIMLAGGDKSTQKRDIKRAQRMAAELEIEP; this is encoded by the coding sequence ATGTACGTTCTTCGCCAAACCGTGGAGTTCCAGAACTGGCTCGATGGCCTCAAGGATCAGCGGGCCCAAGTGCGAATCGCCGCACGGCTTCGGCTCGCCGAAGCCGGCAACCTTGGCGATTGGAAGCCCGTTGGCGGCGAGGTCTCAGAAATGCGCCTCGATTACGGACCGGGCTATCGGCTCTATTTCACACGCCGCGGCTCTTTGTTGATCATCATGCTGGCAGGGGGCGACAAGTCCACGCAAAAACGCGACATCAAACGCGCCCAACGCATGGCCGCGGAACTGGAGATCGAACCATGA
- a CDS encoding addiction module antidote protein, with protein sequence MSKSKGPTTLIPFDAARYLKDEEAIAEYMTAVLETDDPDLLLLALGDVARARGMAQVAKDSGLGRESLYKALAPGAKPRFDTIVKVARALGVRLKAHPVHAPSEVDNTHELRG encoded by the coding sequence ATGAGCAAATCAAAAGGACCAACCACACTTATCCCCTTCGATGCGGCGCGCTACCTCAAGGACGAGGAAGCCATCGCCGAATACATGACTGCCGTGCTTGAAACCGACGATCCCGACCTGCTTTTGCTCGCTCTTGGCGATGTGGCGCGTGCCCGAGGCATGGCGCAGGTCGCCAAGGATTCCGGGCTGGGTCGAGAAAGCCTGTACAAGGCTCTCGCCCCCGGTGCCAAGCCAAGATTCGATACCATAGTTAAGGTCGCGCGCGCCCTGGGTGTTCGGCTCAAAGCCCATCCTGTGCATGCACCTTCCGAGGTAGACAACACGCACGAGCTGAGGGGGTGA
- the parS gene encoding type II RES/Xre toxin-antitoxin system antitoxin translates to MPKQTRTLAIGAILGMKNLGESPLDMVQAVRRGLPYQSLAKVAEALDLSTNQLAQYLPVTARTLQRYQKEKQKLDRDLSDHLLQIARVFARCREVMEDGDRARRWLQTPSLPLGQVTPLSLLDTFTGVEMVMDELGRIEHGLVA, encoded by the coding sequence ATGCCGAAGCAGACCAGGACCCTGGCCATAGGGGCGATCCTTGGCATGAAAAACCTCGGGGAGTCCCCCTTGGACATGGTGCAAGCCGTGCGGCGGGGCCTGCCCTATCAGAGCCTCGCCAAGGTTGCCGAAGCGCTGGATCTTTCCACCAATCAACTGGCCCAATATCTTCCGGTCACCGCACGCACCTTGCAGCGCTACCAGAAAGAAAAGCAGAAGCTCGACCGCGACCTCTCCGACCATCTGCTGCAGATCGCCCGCGTGTTCGCACGCTGCCGGGAGGTCATGGAGGACGGTGATCGGGCGCGGCGCTGGTTGCAGACCCCCAGCCTTCCCTTGGGACAGGTTACACCCTTGTCCCTTCTCGACACCTTCACCGGTGTTGAGATGGTCATGGATGAACTCGGGCGCATCGAACACGGGCTTGTCGCCTGA
- a CDS encoding exodeoxyribonuclease VII large subunit, with amino-acid sequence MPDAMELGEFFDQIGKDCDTAFRYRGWTLQNLSVTNINPLGKVHYITVTGSGDITASLRVFATIFNAAVAAGNKLAKGNRIDIVIDQVKVSKKFGLDIIPLSIQENGISAAEKLRRLTREKCADLGIAKRTQALPPFVQKIALVTIQGGSINNDLLHRSGLRPQRMLEFRFNPALVGSFRQQIEKIPGDVDLIVIYRGGKADAGMEFFDTLEAIEAIQATPAFVATGIGHQDEHTLLDDFADANWNTPSGAGDKIKSINRSFIDTIQTHCKAIDEHGLCAVRRIRSDNIDSLSATIGGSTDSILRRIKTDDINSRAARIRDSSRAAIGKLKEDQIFREICRLCGSLKSKVKESRLSRMQQSYQSILSLYRETLRTIRHGISLDKNAIEQLTLKISNHVSAAQEAKRAAKDRLRFSVALGIILVLVVLLLVALLLF; translated from the coding sequence ATGCCCGATGCCATGGAGTTAGGTGAATTTTTCGACCAGATCGGCAAAGACTGCGATACGGCTTTTCGTTATCGCGGCTGGACCCTGCAAAATCTCAGCGTCACAAACATCAACCCGCTTGGCAAAGTTCACTATATCACGGTGACCGGGTCCGGTGACATAACCGCTTCGCTTCGGGTATTTGCAACGATTTTCAATGCCGCGGTAGCGGCCGGAAACAAACTGGCGAAGGGTAACCGAATCGACATAGTGATCGATCAGGTCAAGGTCTCAAAAAAATTCGGGCTCGATATCATCCCGTTGTCGATCCAGGAAAATGGCATTTCCGCAGCGGAGAAGCTGCGAAGATTGACTCGGGAAAAATGCGCCGATTTGGGCATCGCCAAAAGAACCCAGGCCCTTCCCCCCTTCGTACAAAAAATAGCCCTGGTGACCATCCAGGGCGGCTCCATCAACAATGATCTCCTGCATCGATCGGGCCTTAGGCCGCAAAGAATGCTTGAGTTTCGATTCAATCCAGCACTGGTGGGCTCCTTTCGCCAACAGATCGAAAAAATCCCCGGGGACGTGGACCTGATCGTTATCTATCGGGGCGGCAAGGCCGATGCCGGCATGGAGTTTTTCGACACCCTGGAGGCGATTGAGGCCATTCAAGCAACTCCGGCCTTTGTTGCAACCGGAATCGGTCATCAGGACGAACACACCCTTCTTGACGATTTCGCCGATGCGAATTGGAACACTCCTTCTGGAGCCGGAGACAAAATCAAGTCCATCAACCGATCGTTCATCGACACTATCCAGACCCACTGCAAAGCAATCGATGAGCATGGACTTTGCGCCGTCCGCAGAATCCGCTCCGACAATATCGATAGCCTTTCCGCAACCATTGGTGGTTCCACCGACTCCATCCTCAGAAGAATCAAGACCGACGATATCAACAGCCGGGCCGCTCGCATAAGAGACAGTAGCCGTGCCGCCATCGGCAAGCTCAAGGAAGACCAAATCTTCCGGGAGATTTGCCGTCTTTGCGGGTCTCTAAAATCCAAAGTCAAAGAGAGTCGATTGTCGCGGATGCAGCAATCTTATCAATCAATCCTGAGCCTCTATCGAGAAACCTTGCGGACGATCAGGCACGGGATTTCCCTGGACAAAAACGCAATCGAGCAGCTCACGCTCAAAATTTCCAATCATGTTTCAGCCGCGCAAGAAGCTAAGCGCGCCGCGAAGGATCGGCTGAGGTTCTCTGTGGCCCTCGGCATCATCCTGGTTCTGGTTGTCCTTCTTCTGGTAGCACTGTTGCTTTTTTAG
- a CDS encoding conjugal transfer protein TraG N-terminal domain-containing protein, which translates to MRIKTLCLFLLVLLVWTGAALAAPGTVEYYTFDGFKPLSDAFRKISLIFAASAYVQLAGLALIIGIVVGGVGYFVQSVTGARANPVAFVLPILLGVGLWWALFTKTADVIVYDAHTNQFDVVADCPVGIAYTAFATNRIERGFIDILDMANPPNMKIDQIAGGNSLSALSRLLQSTGGNTNLKATLSAYLRECVMFEMTRPGTTLSMEALLTSSDARPELAKAFHPAVFTPVYSAAHPGGFLKTCSQAWDEDLNPQLSNPATFESALVAAAGFFGLDGNDLQQRLKYTSQVDAVVQGPMLVAGRNHIDVARQSLVANALFQVIKEGDPAVAMSMESSRKLATGGTGAFIAAQEWVPILKAVITAVAIAIIPFLTLFVPTPLVGRALSTIFGLFVFLTAWGITDAVITSGAGYYYLQVMKEASQAGLGVQTILNFPSYEAKILSMFGMVRSAGIMLAGFITMMLVRVGGQFLSGMASNLMGAVQGAGVQSGALATPEGRAGSLGSLINSAGFDNWVNSNSFEDMAGADEWNRTKNTQGFLASKKIANALGISMPQLAHDSNLGFGVATENGHFSGNVVPGGDGFANSSLDNSHGFKTGGTTGSPIVTAGVSNLGPFSTGTGETTLAKASDQLIDANKQTEAARQEVSEGITALQSQYEQTQTAVNSAKERGDSEGTRLSHYFQKASEGRESLVNKLQSVDNLNAEEARFLSSQLTGGIGAGIKFDSEKGFFGWLAGKISGAGISADMSGRYDMSVIDRDKVARVAQNLNSEDYGAATSIVDSERAAMENTRNSNFVDKNGTGQQYGDGYQATLNRTQQSASAYNNAWSREKTMRNNLETARGNQAFLNENLAPALQQFLYDRYGVNGTHELLQRAGTAGPGGEEARGAMRTAANDFAEIQAQRILGGEVGQRIQNEGSGLTNNVTQHLNNIPAAIRPPEDAHARAAEEVRRRAAANGVAPGSEPAPVNTGLAPSFEQLANQVGRDQEATIGAGRQRLEQDRQAKGEEFTERKDNTSKGYAFLQNAGAEARGVYNAGGRITENLINIATGGGKEGREERISLLRESLDNPQSPYSPKSTFRPSDTHWPNAGELESEAPPKSSQKKDP; encoded by the coding sequence ATGCGGATCAAAACCCTTTGTCTTTTTCTGCTGGTGCTGCTGGTCTGGACGGGGGCCGCCCTGGCGGCGCCGGGCACCGTCGAATACTACACCTTCGACGGGTTTAAACCCCTCAGTGACGCCTTTCGCAAGATCTCGCTGATTTTCGCCGCCAGCGCCTATGTGCAGTTGGCCGGCCTGGCCTTGATCATCGGCATCGTCGTGGGAGGCGTCGGCTATTTCGTGCAAAGCGTCACCGGCGCCCGGGCCAACCCGGTCGCCTTCGTTCTGCCGATCCTTCTCGGGGTCGGGCTGTGGTGGGCGCTGTTCACCAAAACCGCCGACGTCATCGTCTATGATGCCCACACCAACCAGTTCGATGTCGTGGCCGATTGTCCGGTGGGCATCGCCTACACCGCCTTTGCCACCAATCGCATCGAGCGCGGCTTTATTGATATTCTCGATATGGCCAATCCCCCCAACATGAAAATCGACCAGATCGCGGGCGGCAACAGCCTCTCGGCCCTCAGCCGCCTGCTGCAGAGCACCGGCGGCAACACCAACCTCAAAGCCACACTCTCCGCTTATCTGCGCGAGTGCGTGATGTTTGAGATGACCCGGCCCGGAACGACGCTGAGCATGGAGGCCCTTCTCACCTCAAGCGACGCGCGGCCGGAGCTCGCCAAGGCCTTTCACCCCGCGGTCTTCACCCCGGTCTATTCGGCCGCCCATCCGGGCGGTTTTCTCAAGACCTGCTCCCAGGCCTGGGATGAGGATCTCAACCCCCAGCTCTCCAATCCGGCCACCTTCGAGAGCGCGCTGGTGGCAGCCGCGGGCTTCTTCGGGCTTGACGGCAACGATCTTCAGCAGCGGCTCAAATACACCTCCCAGGTCGACGCCGTGGTCCAGGGCCCCATGCTCGTGGCGGGCCGCAACCACATCGACGTCGCCCGTCAGAGCCTGGTGGCCAATGCGCTGTTCCAGGTGATCAAGGAAGGCGATCCGGCGGTGGCCATGTCGATGGAATCAAGCCGCAAGCTCGCAACCGGCGGCACGGGTGCGTTCATTGCCGCCCAGGAATGGGTGCCGATCCTCAAGGCGGTGATCACCGCGGTGGCGATTGCCATCATCCCCTTTCTGACGCTGTTTGTGCCAACGCCCCTGGTGGGCCGCGCGCTCAGCACCATATTCGGGCTGTTCGTGTTTCTGACCGCCTGGGGCATTACCGATGCGGTGATCACCTCGGGCGCGGGCTACTACTATCTCCAGGTCATGAAGGAGGCCAGCCAGGCGGGGCTCGGTGTGCAGACCATTCTCAACTTTCCCAGCTACGAGGCCAAGATTCTCTCTATGTTCGGCATGGTGCGCTCGGCGGGCATCATGCTCGCAGGCTTCATCACCATGATGCTGGTGCGTGTCGGAGGCCAATTTCTCAGCGGCATGGCCTCTAACCTCATGGGCGCGGTGCAGGGCGCGGGCGTGCAATCCGGGGCGCTTGCAACACCCGAAGGGCGCGCCGGGAGCTTGGGCTCCTTGATTAACTCAGCGGGCTTTGACAATTGGGTGAACAGCAATTCCTTTGAGGACATGGCAGGGGCCGATGAATGGAATCGCACCAAAAATACCCAAGGTTTTTTGGCATCGAAGAAGATTGCCAATGCCCTGGGCATTTCAATGCCGCAGCTTGCCCACGATAGCAACCTGGGTTTCGGCGTAGCCACCGAAAATGGGCACTTTTCGGGAAATGTGGTACCGGGGGGCGATGGGTTTGCCAACTCCTCCTTGGATAACAGCCACGGATTTAAGACAGGAGGAACCACCGGCAGCCCCATAGTGACCGCAGGGGTGTCCAATCTGGGTCCCTTCTCGACTGGTACAGGCGAGACCACCCTCGCTAAAGCCAGCGATCAATTGATCGACGCGAACAAGCAAACCGAGGCAGCGAGACAGGAGGTCAGCGAGGGAATCACTGCCCTCCAAAGTCAATACGAACAAACACAAACGGCTGTAAACTCCGCAAAGGAAAGAGGCGATTCGGAGGGGACAAGGCTTTCTCATTACTTCCAGAAAGCGTCGGAGGGAAGAGAAAGCCTCGTGAATAAACTGCAATCGGTGGACAATCTTAACGCAGAAGAGGCGCGATTCCTTAGCAGTCAACTTACGGGCGGAATTGGGGCTGGAATAAAATTTGATTCAGAAAAAGGTTTTTTTGGGTGGCTTGCAGGTAAAATCTCTGGCGCTGGGATTAGTGCTGATATGAGCGGCAGATATGATATGTCAGTCATTGATCGAGACAAGGTAGCAAGAGTCGCTCAGAACCTGAACAGCGAAGATTATGGCGCCGCAACCAGCATCGTCGATAGCGAACGGGCGGCCATGGAGAATACGCGCAATTCCAATTTCGTAGATAAAAACGGGACGGGCCAGCAATACGGGGACGGCTATCAGGCGACTCTGAACCGGACCCAGCAATCCGCATCAGCATACAACAACGCCTGGTCGCGAGAAAAAACCATGCGCAATAACCTTGAAACGGCTCGGGGCAACCAGGCATTTCTCAATGAAAATCTTGCCCCGGCACTCCAACAGTTCCTTTATGATCGATATGGCGTCAATGGCACGCACGAGCTTTTGCAAAGAGCCGGCACCGCAGGGCCCGGAGGCGAAGAAGCCAGAGGTGCCATGCGGACGGCCGCCAATGATTTTGCTGAAATACAGGCCCAAAGAATTCTCGGAGGAGAAGTCGGCCAAAGAATTCAAAATGAGGGCAGTGGCTTAACGAACAATGTTACCCAACACCTCAACAACATTCCCGCAGCAATTAGACCTCCCGAAGACGCACATGCGCGTGCGGCTGAAGAGGTCCGCCGTCGAGCGGCCGCCAATGGAGTTGCCCCAGGATCAGAGCCGGCGCCGGTCAACACGGGCCTAGCGCCGAGCTTTGAGCAACTTGCAAATCAGGTCGGAAGGGATCAAGAAGCCACGATCGGTGCGGGAAGGCAACGCCTTGAGCAAGACCGCCAAGCAAAAGGCGAGGAGTTCACCGAGCGTAAGGACAACACCAGCAAGGGCTACGCATTCCTGCAAAATGCAGGTGCGGAGGCAAGGGGAGTTTACAATGCCGGAGGGAGAATTACAGAAAATCTTATAAATATCGCAACAGGCGGCGGGAAAGAAGGGCGTGAGGAAAGAATCTCGCTATTGCGCGAATCATTAGACAACCCCCAGAGCCCTTATTCTCCGAAATCCACCTTCAGACCCTCGGATACACACTGGCCAAACGCAGGGGAATTGGAATCAGAAGCGCCACCGAAATCATCTCAGAAAAAAGACCCATAA
- a CDS encoding conjugal transfer protein TraH translates to MFAKILALVLIGILTFSAPLQAGMLDDWISATTSQGGGYFEGQKRNYLFGGSYSARWPSTSDYPITFQRPRLSVGCGGVDAFLGGFSFLGFDYLVDKMQMMIMNAPAIAFDLALNAMTQQLSSSVGKFENIINILNGMLLNECEGSRQLLALTGLDKSAESFGKNIDQKIGTAVSTAQTKLGEIEFLHQFFRKAQANDNIRGADVEKTVQGCSEEIRRTFLGNYNGGLILGLLGQNMAIPVDHTDLMRGIIGDVLVGSSEDGFKTTLVEPCPENNANDVEAFLDGRIFARRASDLQCGVIPDANADFIDYAARVLQVVGSNVRNKGALANMGQEVLTFVENSPIPIYSAMKTAVASGQEGAVTAQMADLVARAMAMRLMADFYNRIDHLSNKGLTLFSAGQGADTDREAATCQIAQIGDDILKGLKDVQRRIERAQQLMGLSYTQSMQQAQATFDFLNVFRTTNEQIERELTRRYSNALAQRLR, encoded by the coding sequence ATGTTCGCAAAAATTCTTGCCCTCGTGCTGATCGGCATTCTGACTTTTTCGGCCCCCCTGCAGGCCGGCATGCTCGACGACTGGATCTCGGCCACCACCTCCCAGGGCGGCGGCTACTTCGAGGGGCAAAAAAGAAACTACCTCTTCGGCGGCAGCTACAGCGCGCGCTGGCCCTCCACCAGCGACTACCCCATCACCTTTCAGCGGCCGCGGCTCTCGGTGGGCTGCGGCGGCGTGGATGCCTTTCTCGGCGGCTTTAGCTTTCTTGGCTTTGATTATCTGGTCGACAAGATGCAGATGATGATCATGAACGCGCCGGCCATCGCCTTTGATCTGGCCCTTAACGCCATGACCCAGCAGCTCTCGAGTTCGGTCGGCAAGTTCGAGAACATCATCAACATCCTCAACGGCATGCTGCTCAACGAGTGCGAGGGCTCCCGGCAACTGCTCGCGCTCACCGGGCTGGACAAATCGGCGGAGAGCTTTGGCAAGAACATCGATCAGAAAATCGGGACCGCCGTCTCCACCGCCCAGACCAAGCTCGGGGAGATTGAGTTTCTCCATCAGTTTTTTCGCAAGGCGCAAGCCAACGACAACATCCGCGGCGCCGATGTCGAAAAAACCGTGCAGGGCTGCTCCGAGGAAATCCGCCGAACCTTTCTCGGCAACTACAACGGCGGCCTGATCCTGGGCCTGCTTGGCCAGAACATGGCGATCCCTGTCGACCACACCGATCTGATGCGCGGCATCATCGGCGATGTCCTCGTCGGCTCCTCCGAGGACGGCTTCAAGACCACTCTCGTTGAACCCTGCCCGGAGAACAATGCCAATGATGTCGAAGCCTTTCTCGACGGGCGGATTTTCGCGCGGCGCGCCTCCGACCTGCAATGCGGGGTGATTCCCGATGCCAACGCCGACTTCATCGATTATGCGGCCCGCGTGCTGCAAGTCGTCGGCAGCAACGTGCGCAACAAGGGCGCCCTCGCCAACATGGGACAGGAGGTCCTCACCTTTGTGGAAAACAGCCCCATTCCCATTTACTCGGCCATGAAGACCGCGGTCGCCAGCGGCCAGGAAGGTGCCGTGACCGCGCAGATGGCCGATCTGGTGGCCCGCGCCATGGCCATGCGCCTGATGGCCGATTTCTACAACCGCATCGACCACTTGTCGAACAAGGGCCTCACCCTGTTCTCGGCGGGCCAGGGGGCTGATACTGATCGAGAAGCAGCCACCTGCCAGATCGCCCAGATCGGCGATGACATCCTCAAGGGGCTCAAGGATGTGCAGCGGCGCATCGAGCGCGCCCAGCAGCTCATGGGGCTAAGCTACACCCAATCGATGCAGCAGGCCCAGGCGACCTTTGATTTCTTAAACGTCTTTCGCACGACCAACGAGCAGATCGAGCGCGAGCTCACCCGGCGCTACAGCAACGCCCTGGCGCAGCGGCTGCGCTAG
- a CDS encoding conjugal transfer protein TraF translates to MSRLFFSLALAALLCAPAAFAEPLAAGKRETWWDRSKEGWFWYQDPPIEEQPEAPQEPEALAAKPTARDFSLEELWSLHPERFQEIYTNTLNAAVQHPSEPNVKDWYRMQDISRRKSVQFANVAAYVAQTNPEFNYLKDSPLAAPGRKALYQQQFGDIETAIHEGRQTHGLLFFYSRGCGYCTPQAEILQAFTNKYRWEIKAVDIDAEPGLAARFDIETTPTILLVNQEVSRPFPVAVGVISLAQIEQNIYRGMRLLGGGLDPSDYSLYEFQRGSALDAGQPMRRP, encoded by the coding sequence ATGTCACGCCTCTTTTTTAGCCTGGCCCTGGCGGCGCTGTTGTGCGCGCCGGCCGCGTTTGCCGAGCCCCTCGCCGCCGGCAAGCGAGAGACCTGGTGGGATCGCAGCAAGGAGGGCTGGTTCTGGTATCAGGATCCGCCCATCGAGGAGCAACCCGAGGCGCCCCAGGAGCCCGAGGCCTTGGCCGCCAAACCCACCGCGCGCGATTTTTCCCTGGAGGAGCTCTGGAGCCTTCACCCCGAGCGGTTTCAGGAAATCTACACCAACACGCTCAACGCCGCGGTCCAGCACCCCTCGGAACCAAACGTCAAGGACTGGTACCGCATGCAGGACATCTCCCGGCGCAAATCCGTGCAGTTTGCCAACGTCGCGGCCTATGTGGCCCAGACCAACCCCGAATTCAACTACCTCAAGGATTCGCCGCTCGCCGCCCCGGGACGCAAAGCCCTCTACCAGCAGCAATTCGGCGACATCGAGACGGCGATCCACGAGGGGCGCCAAACCCACGGGCTGCTGTTTTTCTACAGCCGCGGCTGCGGCTACTGCACGCCCCAGGCCGAGATTCTTCAGGCCTTCACCAACAAGTACCGCTGGGAAATCAAAGCCGTGGATATCGACGCCGAGCCGGGACTGGCGGCGCGCTTTGACATCGAGACCACCCCGACCATCCTGCTGGTCAACCAGGAGGTCTCGCGTCCTTTTCCCGTGGCGGTGGGCGTGATCTCCCTCGCCCAGATCGAGCAGAACATTTATCGCGGCATGCGCCTTCTTGGCGGAGGCCTCGACCCCAGCGACTACTCGCTCTATGAATTCCAGCGGGGCAGCGCCCTTGATGCCGGCCAACCCATGCGTCGCCCCTAG
- a CDS encoding S26 family signal peptidase encodes METKSSPDAEGARLARPRPRARLFGARPRRRYPWWAWALIAVLSPVAFWGPEKLLITTSASLPYRIWLRGAVPEAGALKIGSYLAYRRTHPWTDDAQPNLMVKSIGCLPGQAIRMDRGSFYCGANWLGEALREDSQGQALEPTNFQGVIPAGHFFMVGEHPRAWDSKYYGLIRYEEFEIHVTPLF; translated from the coding sequence ATGGAAACGAAATCCAGCCCTGACGCCGAGGGGGCGCGCTTGGCGCGCCCGCGCCCGCGGGCACGGCTTTTCGGCGCCCGGCCGCGCCGGCGCTACCCCTGGTGGGCCTGGGCGCTGATCGCGGTGCTCTCGCCGGTGGCCTTCTGGGGGCCCGAGAAGCTGCTGATCACCACCAGCGCCTCGCTGCCCTACCGCATCTGGCTGCGCGGCGCGGTGCCCGAGGCCGGCGCCCTCAAGATCGGCAGCTACCTTGCCTACCGCCGGACGCATCCCTGGACCGACGACGCGCAGCCGAACCTCATGGTCAAATCGATCGGCTGCCTGCCCGGCCAGGCCATCCGCATGGACCGCGGCAGCTTCTACTGCGGAGCCAACTGGCTCGGAGAAGCCCTGCGCGAGGACTCCCAGGGCCAGGCCCTGGAGCCCACGAATTTTCAAGGGGTGATTCCGGCGGGGCATTTCTTCATGGTGGGCGAGCATCCGCGCGCCTGGGATTCGAAATACTACGGCCTGATCCGCTACGAGGAGTTCGAGATCCATGTCACGCCTCTTTTTTAG
- a CDS encoding lytic transglycosylase domain-containing protein, giving the protein MARAIVTLWLMGFWVPAVLAQDYCFEQAAAEYQVPAHWLWAIAKVESAFDPAATNTNTNGSVDFGVMQINSWWVKKIGEQGWAQLGDPCTNIRMGAYVLADCLKRFGRNWQGIGCYNAVTPSKQLVYAKKVIPIILALESSHALGKP; this is encoded by the coding sequence ATGGCGCGGGCGATCGTGACTCTTTGGTTGATGGGATTTTGGGTGCCGGCGGTGCTGGCCCAGGATTATTGCTTTGAGCAGGCGGCGGCGGAGTACCAGGTGCCGGCGCATTGGCTCTGGGCCATTGCCAAGGTGGAGAGCGCCTTTGATCCGGCGGCGACCAACACCAACACCAACGGCAGTGTCGATTTCGGGGTCATGCAGATCAACAGCTGGTGGGTGAAAAAGATCGGCGAGCAGGGCTGGGCGCAACTGGGCGATCCCTGCACCAACATTCGCATGGGTGCCTACGTGCTGGCTGATTGTCTCAAGCGCTTCGGCCGAAATTGGCAGGGCATCGGCTGCTACAACGCGGTCACCCCGAGCAAGCAGCTGGTCTACGCCAAGAAAGTGATCCCCATCATCCTCGCCCTGGAGAGCTCGCATGCGCTGGGGAAACCATAA
- a CDS encoding metal-dependent hydrolase, which translates to MRWGNHKATTALLVYAGTGDLTLTTVATLGAVVPDAAEFALCGLSPHRGLGHWPYPYLVLAGACYWAWLHGGTLLLLYLAFFLVGALIHLLEDALSPGGIPWGRPLGPRRGLGLYVPFAPSEFFLALGLLVAAAGVIWVSGYAAIPYLAGEIERFLVVAEYFGRKIL; encoded by the coding sequence ATGCGCTGGGGAAACCATAAGGCCACCACCGCCCTATTGGTCTACGCCGGCACGGGGGATCTCACCCTGACCACGGTGGCCACCCTGGGCGCGGTGGTGCCCGACGCCGCGGAGTTTGCCCTGTGCGGACTCTCGCCGCACCGCGGCCTGGGGCATTGGCCCTATCCCTACCTGGTTCTTGCGGGCGCCTGTTATTGGGCGTGGCTGCACGGCGGCACTTTGTTGCTGCTCTACCTGGCGTTTTTCCTGGTGGGGGCCTTGATCCATCTTCTCGAGGATGCGCTCTCACCGGGCGGCATTCCGTGGGGCAGGCCTCTCGGGCCGCGCCGCGGGCTGGGGCTCTATGTGCCTTTCGCGCCCAGCGAGTTTTTTCTGGCACTTGGCCTTCTGGTGGCGGCCGCCGGGGTGATCTGGGTCAGCGGGTATGCCGCGATCCCCTATCTGGCCGGGGAGATCGAGCGCTTTTTGGTGGTGGCGGAGTATTTCGGCCGCAAAATTCTTTGA